In one window of Alphaproteobacteria bacterium DNA:
- the ftsE gene encoding cell division ATP-binding protein FtsE: MIFFENVSMRYGLEPEILHDINFQLNPGSFHFLIGPSGAGKSSLLRLMYLALRPAAGTIRIFGRDVQTLRHQDFALLRRRIGVIFQDFRLLDHLTAFENVALPLRVAGIPKKLVHEYVTELLIWVGLSNHLHAFPHTLSGGQQQRVAIARAVIGRPSLLLADEPTGNVDDSIGVKLMYLFDELNKMGTTVVIATHNENLVGRFTHPQIRIESNMIKMLKGK, encoded by the coding sequence TTGATTTTTTTTGAAAATGTTTCGATGCGTTATGGTTTAGAACCAGAAATTTTGCATGATATTAATTTTCAATTGAATCCTGGATCTTTTCATTTTCTTATTGGTCCCAGTGGTGCTGGTAAATCTTCTTTATTAAGGTTAATGTATTTGGCTTTACGTCCTGCGGCTGGAACAATTCGAATTTTTGGTCGTGATGTTCAAACATTACGCCATCAAGATTTTGCATTATTACGCCGTCGTATAGGGGTTATTTTTCAAGACTTTAGATTATTGGATCATCTAACGGCTTTTGAAAATGTAGCTTTACCTTTAAGAGTTGCAGGTATACCCAAAAAACTTGTTCATGAATATGTAACAGAACTTTTAATATGGGTGGGTTTATCAAATCATCTGCATGCTTTTCCCCATACTTTATCTGGTGGGCAACAACAACGTGTTGCCATTGCACGAGCTGTTATTGGAAGGCCCAGCCTTTTATTAGCAGATGAACCAACGGGTAATGTTGATGACAGTATAGGTGTAAAATTGATGTATTTATTTGATGAATTAAATAAGATGGGAACGACAGTTGTTATTGCAACCCATAATGAAAATTTGGTTGGCAGATTTACCCACCCCCAAATACGGATTGAAAGTAATATGATTAAAATGCTTAAAGGAAAATAA
- a CDS encoding 1-acyl-sn-glycerol-3-phosphate acyltransferase encodes MAIFAWPLLLFSKSIVFYIAYLWSRSILKGLELIVGIHYQIVGHDHLVNTKAIYAVKHQSTWETLFFILLLPRPVFILKKELIKIPVFGDYLRAYGMIPIDRSGKGISLKYMLTATKKIIDDNRSVIIFPEGTRVKPGKKAPYHIGIAALYKYIDASIIPVALNSGLFWGRNAFVKKPGTITIKFLEPLAQGLTREEFMKNLEEKIEQESYKLL; translated from the coding sequence ATGGCTATTTTTGCGTGGCCTCTTTTACTTTTTTCTAAATCCATTGTTTTTTATATTGCCTATTTATGGTCAAGGTCAATATTAAAGGGATTAGAATTAATTGTGGGTATACATTATCAAATTGTTGGTCATGATCATTTGGTTAATACAAAAGCTATTTACGCCGTTAAACATCAATCAACTTGGGAGACTTTATTTTTTATCTTATTATTACCAAGACCTGTCTTTATTTTAAAAAAAGAATTAATAAAAATTCCGGTTTTTGGCGACTATCTTCGGGCTTATGGGATGATACCTATTGATCGTTCTGGTAAGGGTATATCCTTGAAATATATGTTAACAGCAACTAAAAAAATTATTGATGATAATCGCAGTGTCATTATTTTCCCCGAAGGCACACGAGTAAAACCCGGAAAGAAAGCACCTTATCATATTGGTATAGCGGCCTTATATAAATATATTGATGCTTCAATTATTCCGGTTGCCCTGAATTCAGGTTTATTTTGGGGACGTAATGCTTTTGTTAAAAAACCTGGTACAATTACTATAAAATTTTTAGAACCACTTGCCCAAGGTTTAACTCGGGAGGAATTTATGAAAAATCTTGAAGAAAAAATTGAACAAGAAAGTTATAAGTTATTATAG
- a CDS encoding adenosylcobalamin-dependent ribonucleoside-diphosphate reductase, with the protein MINFSPIAQQIWDMKYRLKNLDGTKVDQTIEDTWLRVARALTQVEQKSKQEYWTQRFYEAMEDFKFLPAGRILAGAGTDRHITLFNCFVMGTIPDSINGIFEHLREAALTMQQGGGIGYDFSSLRPKGFPVKGVGADASGPLSFMDVWDSMCRTIMSAGYRRGAMMATLRCDHPDIEDFIDAKHQAGRLRMFNLSVLVTDDFMKAVKQNQSWELKFNGITHKILPAKDLWDRIMRSTYAYAEPGVIFIDRINQQNNLYYCEQISSTNPCGEQPLPPYGACLLGSINLAALVKNPFQKNAQLNLEKLAELVTVAIRMMDNVIDISKFPLETQAKEAQAKRRLGLGITGLADAFIMCNVRYGSPNSVELMSNWLQIFQNAAYRASIDLAEEKGSFPLFNADKYCAGQTIKNLDQEIKDLINKKGIRNALVTSIAPTGTISLLANNVSSGLEPVFSFHYKRNILMPDGSRSSEEVYDYAYNLYQQLYGNQSSLPESFVNSQHLSPQDHLIIQATAQKYIDSSISKTINCPENLSFDDFKMVYQEAYDLGCKGCTTYRPNDVTGAVLEIDKDILNQNNGDKNQTELPLEKEIAKSYAQDEFEVSLPFLTKPLDRPEVLPGQTYKLRWPESDHAFYITINDSIENGQRRPFEIFVNSKNMSHHAWIVGLTRMISAIFRRGGDVRFIVEEMRAVFDPNGGAWLGGRYVPSLLAAIADIIEQHMRIIGFWIENMPKKQASDSKKTQSSLCPRCGEGHLIHQEGCTVCTSCGYSKCN; encoded by the coding sequence ATGATAAATTTTTCGCCAATTGCGCAACAAATATGGGATATGAAATACCGGTTGAAAAACCTTGATGGTACAAAGGTTGACCAAACGATTGAAGATACATGGCTTCGGGTTGCGCGAGCCTTGACCCAGGTTGAACAAAAATCAAAACAAGAATATTGGACCCAACGTTTTTATGAAGCTATGGAAGATTTTAAATTTTTACCTGCCGGGCGTATTTTAGCCGGTGCCGGAACTGATCGGCACATAACACTTTTCAATTGTTTTGTTATGGGCACAATACCCGATAGTATTAATGGTATATTTGAGCATTTACGTGAAGCTGCATTAACTATGCAACAAGGTGGTGGAATTGGATATGATTTTTCTAGCCTGCGACCCAAGGGATTTCCTGTAAAAGGGGTAGGTGCTGATGCATCAGGTCCATTATCATTTATGGATGTTTGGGATTCAATGTGTCGCACAATTATGAGCGCTGGTTATCGTCGTGGTGCTATGATGGCAACATTACGCTGCGATCATCCTGATATTGAAGATTTTATTGATGCTAAACATCAAGCAGGACGTTTGCGTATGTTTAATCTCTCTGTGTTAGTTACAGATGATTTTATGAAAGCAGTTAAACAAAACCAATCATGGGAATTAAAATTCAATGGGATAACTCATAAAATATTACCTGCTAAAGATTTATGGGATCGCATTATGCGCTCTACCTATGCATATGCAGAACCTGGAGTGATCTTTATTGATCGTATTAATCAACAAAATAACCTTTATTATTGTGAACAAATTTCTTCTACCAATCCTTGTGGTGAACAACCATTACCACCTTATGGGGCATGTCTTTTAGGTTCAATTAATCTTGCGGCTTTGGTTAAAAATCCTTTCCAAAAAAACGCCCAATTAAATTTAGAAAAACTAGCTGAACTTGTGACCGTAGCTATAAGAATGATGGATAATGTGATTGATATTTCAAAATTTCCACTTGAGACACAAGCAAAAGAAGCACAGGCAAAAAGACGCTTGGGGCTTGGTATTACAGGTTTAGCTGATGCTTTTATAATGTGTAATGTCCGCTATGGTAGTCCTAATTCTGTAGAGCTTATGTCGAATTGGTTGCAAATTTTTCAAAATGCAGCATATCGTGCGTCGATTGATTTAGCTGAAGAAAAAGGGTCCTTTCCCCTTTTTAATGCGGACAAATATTGTGCGGGTCAAACAATTAAAAATCTTGACCAAGAAATAAAAGATTTAATTAATAAAAAAGGTATACGTAATGCACTTGTTACATCTATTGCCCCTACAGGCACAATTTCATTACTAGCCAATAATGTTTCTTCGGGCTTAGAGCCAGTTTTTAGTTTTCATTATAAACGAAATATATTAATGCCCGATGGTTCAAGATCATCTGAAGAAGTATATGATTATGCTTATAATTTATATCAACAATTATATGGTAACCAGTCCTCTTTACCTGAATCTTTTGTGAATAGCCAACATTTGTCACCCCAAGATCATTTAATTATTCAAGCGACAGCTCAAAAATACATTGATAGTTCTATTTCTAAAACAATTAATTGTCCTGAAAATTTATCTTTTGATGATTTCAAAATGGTTTATCAAGAAGCATATGATCTTGGATGTAAAGGATGTACAACATATAGACCCAATGATGTAACTGGCGCTGTATTGGAAATTGATAAAGATATATTAAACCAAAATAATGGTGATAAGAACCAAACTGAATTACCGTTAGAAAAAGAAATAGCTAAATCTTATGCTCAAGATGAATTTGAAGTTTCATTACCTTTTTTAACCAAACCGTTAGACCGTCCCGAGGTTTTACCTGGTCAGACCTATAAATTGCGTTGGCCTGAAAGTGATCATGCATTTTACATTACAATTAATGATAGCATTGAAAATGGACAAAGACGTCCTTTTGAAATTTTTGTGAATTCTAAAAATATGTCTCATCACGCGTGGATTGTTGGATTAACCAGAATGATAAGCGCAATTTTTAGAAGAGGGGGTGATGTTCGTTTTATTGTTGAAGAAATGCGTGCAGTTTTTGATCCTAATGGTGGTGCGTGGTTAGGCGGACGTTATGTACCATCATTATTAGCTGCTATAGCCGACATTATTGAACAACATATGCGCATTATTGGATTTTGGATAGAAAATATGCCAAAGAAACAGGCGTCTGATTCAAAAAAAACTCAAAGTTCTTTATGCCCAAGATGTGGAGAAGGTCATTTAATACACCAGGAAGGCTGTACAGTTTGTACTTCATGTGGTTATTCTAAATGTAATTAA
- a CDS encoding DMT family transporter yields MKKQNFLSSDYFSFFIPWLFVLLWSTGFIFSKLGLNYAPPFAFLSLRYLALIFIMLIICICTKSTWPKSNKEIFHIALSGFFLHGLYLIGVMGAIHFGLATGITALIVGFQPLLTAFISNFFLKESLNKWQWLGIIFGLIGILIVLYPKLGFHSHDLNAVGFAIIGLLGITFGTLYQKYFCPKFDLRTGGLIQYLTAGLFTFPLSFLFGNWQIKWDWLLIFSLAWLVIILSVGAISLLSLLIRHNKASSVASLFYLVPPLTSIEAYIVFKEKIYFYTLVGMGLTIIGVILVIHSTYKTITKDN; encoded by the coding sequence ATGAAAAAACAGAATTTTCTTTCCTCAGATTATTTCTCATTTTTTATCCCTTGGCTTTTTGTCTTATTATGGAGCACAGGATTTATATTTTCCAAATTAGGTCTTAATTACGCACCACCATTTGCTTTTTTATCTTTACGTTATTTAGCTTTAATTTTTATCATGTTGATAATTTGCATTTGTACAAAAAGTACATGGCCAAAATCTAATAAAGAAATATTCCATATTGCTCTTTCTGGTTTTTTTCTACATGGATTATATCTTATTGGCGTTATGGGAGCCATACATTTCGGACTAGCTACAGGTATCACAGCATTAATTGTTGGATTTCAACCCCTTTTAACTGCTTTTATATCTAATTTTTTCTTAAAAGAATCTCTTAACAAATGGCAATGGCTTGGAATAATTTTTGGATTAATAGGTATCCTTATTGTTCTTTATCCCAAATTAGGATTTCATTCTCATGATCTCAATGCTGTTGGTTTTGCTATAATAGGGTTATTGGGTATTACTTTTGGAACTCTTTATCAAAAATATTTTTGTCCAAAATTTGATTTGAGAACAGGTGGTCTAATCCAATATTTAACAGCCGGCTTATTTACATTTCCTTTATCTTTTCTATTTGGAAATTGGCAAATAAAATGGGATTGGCTTTTGATTTTTTCTTTGGCTTGGTTGGTTATTATTTTATCTGTAGGTGCCATATCTTTACTAAGCTTATTAATTCGTCATAATAAAGCTTCATCAGTTGCAAGTTTATTTTATCTCGTTCCACCCTTGACGAGTATAGAAGCTTATATAGTTTTTAAAGAAAAAATTTATTTCTATACTTTAGTTGGCATGGGGTTAACTATAATAGGTGTTATATTGGTTATTCATTCAACATATAAAACCATCACTAAAGATAATTAA
- a CDS encoding DUF2125 domain-containing protein, protein MRTKILSNLENLLEHIEAKHYKINYDNSLKITGYPFYFKINFVNPNIVFTDEINSWSFKSDRLTLQSYPWLPNSLMINEGTNYHMSFNSLWDLSGKKIEGDIELNSAYIIQNLRINLKNSSLKNDIFQQMQIGFFELSATRDDTPDQKKINWNLKIENFFVNNAFNNPLGQEIKTCIFNGELNGTPEKLSFEGIQKWSKEGGILNINYMFLDWSPLWLEGNGTFAFDPNMQPLLAMTANIKGYNETIEKLKEAKLLKPTDSAIGQFLLSGLSNKNTEGQPEVKLSITIQQGWFYLGPIKLFPIPQINWS, encoded by the coding sequence ATGCGTACAAAAATTTTGTCTAATTTAGAAAATTTATTAGAACATATTGAAGCTAAACATTATAAAATTAATTATGACAATTCTTTAAAAATTACAGGATATCCTTTTTACTTTAAAATTAATTTTGTTAACCCGAATATTGTTTTTACTGACGAGATTAATTCTTGGTCTTTTAAAAGTGATCGTTTGACATTACAAAGTTATCCATGGTTGCCTAATTCTCTTATGATAAATGAAGGGACAAATTATCATATGAGTTTTAATTCTTTATGGGATCTTTCTGGAAAAAAAATTGAAGGCGATATCGAATTAAATTCTGCGTATATAATCCAAAATCTTAGAATTAATTTAAAAAATTCATCATTAAAAAATGACATATTTCAACAAATGCAGATTGGTTTTTTTGAACTTTCTGCTACACGTGATGATACACCCGATCAAAAAAAAATTAATTGGAATTTAAAAATAGAAAATTTTTTCGTAAATAATGCTTTTAATAATCCTCTTGGTCAGGAAATTAAAACCTGTATTTTTAACGGTGAATTGAATGGTACACCTGAAAAACTATCTTTTGAAGGTATTCAGAAATGGAGTAAAGAAGGTGGTATTCTTAATATTAACTATATGTTTTTAGATTGGTCCCCACTTTGGCTAGAAGGTAATGGAACTTTTGCATTTGACCCCAATATGCAGCCTTTACTTGCCATGACTGCTAATATTAAAGGATATAATGAAACAATTGAAAAATTAAAAGAAGCTAAATTATTAAAGCCAACAGATTCTGCCATTGGCCAATTTTTATTATCAGGTTTATCAAATAAGAACACAGAAGGTCAGCCAGAAGTAAAACTTTCGATAACTATCCAGCAAGGTTGGTTTTATCTAGGTCCAATCAAATTATTTCCTATACCACAGATTAATTGGTCTTAG
- the hisC gene encoding histidinol-phosphate transaminase: MTLSVKANILDINPYIGGDAALPNQTKVLRLASNENPLGPSPKSMNAYRNYDHQLHRYPDGSALKLRQAIGNFFNLNYQHIVCSAGSEELISLLAQAFAGPGDEIIHSQYGFLMYAIAAKTVGATIISAPEKNFKSDVDAIIKLITKKTKIIFLANPNNPTGTYLSINDIEKLYAHIPDHTLLVLDAAYAEYIDQNDFNAGEFLVNKNKNVIMLRTFSKIFGLASLRLGWCYAHPFVIDILNRVRNPFNVSAPAQVAGLAALDDEEHIIRSRNHNKKWLAWTTTELKEIGINIIPSIGNFILLCFSPIDNYKGPTALGIEKANKLHSYLNSHGILPRKVGAYGLDDCLRLTIGTEEEAKFTIDTIRQYTQNGV; encoded by the coding sequence ATGACTTTATCTGTTAAAGCAAACATTCTTGACATTAACCCCTATATAGGGGGTGACGCAGCATTACCCAATCAAACCAAAGTATTACGTTTAGCTTCTAATGAAAATCCTCTTGGGCCAAGTCCAAAATCTATGAATGCATATCGTAATTATGATCATCAATTACATCGTTACCCTGATGGAAGTGCACTTAAATTAAGACAAGCCATAGGTAATTTTTTTAATCTTAATTATCAGCATATAGTTTGTAGCGCTGGTTCAGAAGAACTTATCAGTTTACTTGCCCAAGCTTTTGCAGGACCAGGGGATGAAATTATTCATAGCCAGTACGGATTTCTTATGTATGCAATTGCTGCTAAGACAGTTGGTGCAACAATCATAAGCGCTCCAGAAAAAAATTTTAAAAGTGATGTAGATGCTATTATTAAATTAATTACAAAAAAAACAAAAATTATTTTTTTAGCTAACCCTAATAATCCAACGGGTACCTATCTTTCGATTAATGATATTGAAAAATTATATGCACATATTCCTGACCATACATTATTAGTTTTAGATGCAGCTTATGCAGAATATATTGATCAAAACGACTTTAATGCTGGTGAATTTCTTGTTAATAAAAATAAAAATGTTATCATGTTAAGAACGTTTTCAAAAATTTTTGGTCTTGCGTCCTTAAGGCTTGGTTGGTGTTATGCCCATCCTTTCGTTATTGATATTCTTAATCGTGTACGTAATCCTTTTAATGTTTCTGCTCCTGCACAGGTTGCGGGACTTGCGGCACTTGATGATGAAGAACACATAATACGTTCACGTAACCATAATAAAAAATGGCTTGCCTGGACAACAACTGAACTCAAAGAAATTGGTATTAATATCATACCAAGTATTGGCAATTTTATTCTTCTGTGTTTTTCACCTATAGATAATTATAAAGGTCCAACCGCATTAGGTATAGAAAAAGCTAATAAACTTCATAGCTATCTAAACTCTCATGGGATCTTACCTCGTAAAGTTGGCGCTTATGGCCTAGATGATTGTTTGCGTCTTACTATCGGTACAGAAGAAGAAGCAAAATTTACTATTGATACTATACGCCAATATACACAAAATGGTGTCTAA